CCCGCGACACGTAGAGATCCACATCGGACGGCATGATCCGGCGGAAATCGCCCTCGATGGTTTCGTCTGCTTGCAAAACCACAAGCCCCAGCCGGGGTTCATTGCGCGGTTCGGTTTCAAATGCCAATCCCAAGCTCAACCCCTTTCCAGGCTTCCAATCTGCCCAGGACAGATCGGTTGTGACCGAGACAATGCTAGCAGAGTTTTTTGATGGAAGTTCCCGCCAATTCCACCCAGAATGGGAAAAACCTTCACTTCAGATGAAAAAATGACCGAGTAGATGCATCATGGAAACCACGGATTCTGATCAGACCATCCTGCGCATGCTGCAGGAAAATTCGCGCGAACGGCTGGAGGCCATCGCGGCGGAAACCGGGTTGTCCGTCGCAACGGTGCAACGCCGCATTCGCAATCTGAAGAACAATGGCACAATCATCGCGGAAAGCGCGGTGATCAATCCGAAATCCGTCGGCTACGCGATGACCTTCCTGGTCTTTGTCGAGCTGGAGCACGAGCGCATCGACCAGATCGACGCCTTCCGCAGAAAAGCCAAGGCGGAGCCCCAGGTTCAACAGTGCTACTACATCACCGGAGAGGCCGACTTTGCGCTGATCGCCCTGGCCAGGGACATGGAGGACTACGAACAGCTAACACACCGGCTGTTTTTCGCTGATTCCAACGTCAAACGGTTTCGAACCTCCGTGGTCATGGACCGCACCAAGGTCAGCCTGGATGTGCCTCTGAGCTGAACCGCGGCGCCAGCGCGCCTGCTCAAACGGTGATCAGCGGCAGGGATTTCGGCGCTGGTCGAGTGAGCAGGACCGGGCCGTCTTCTGTCAGCACGAGGTTTTCCTCATGTACCATCATCCGCCCGCCCCCCAGATCAACCGACGGCTCCAGTGTCAGCACCATGCCGGCCTGAACGGGTGTCTCGTCCGTTGCCATGATTGATGGCCATTCGGTGAGTTGCATGCCCAAACCATGCCCCATCCGTCCAACGCCGCTGCCGCCCGGAAAATCCTTGTCGAGCACACGCTGCATGGCATGGTAGATCTCGGCGCAAGTCGACCCCGGACGCGTGGCTTCGAGACCCGCCTGTGCCGCATCTAGCAGCACCCCATAGGCCTTCTCGGCCGCACTCGACACAGGCCCAAAGGCAAAGTTGCGGTCAAAATCACAGAAGTAGCCATCGAAGACAGCCCCGGTATCGAGCATCAGGATGTCTCCTGCGCGCGCACCGCGCGGCGATGGCGGCGAGATGATATCCATGTAGCCACCCGGCCCTGCCCCACCCACGAGGTAATCGACATCGTCGATACCGCGCTCCAGACAGGCAATCTTGAAGCGCCGGAAAATCTCGATCTCGCTCATCCCCATACGAAGCTGGTCCGGAAAAGCCTCGAACACATCCGAGACCATGGTGCAGGCATGGGCGATCTTCTCGATCTCCGCAGCTGATTTTATCATCCGCAGCGAACTGATCAGGCCGCTCGCATCCACGAACTCGCAGCCTCGCAGCATGTCCCGCAGCCTGTGAAAATCGCCGACCGGCATGCGCAAATGCGTCTCCGGCCCCTGCGGCACACCGATCCGGGCGTTATGCCCCAAAACCTCGCCGATCGTGCTGGCAAGCAATGAGACGCCCTCATCTTCAGGCCGTGGAGACTCCCAGCTGCGCACATCATCAAGCCAGGTGGCGTCGAAACACTCCCGGCCTATCGACGGAACGACCGCGACAGGTTTGCCGGTGGCCGGTACCAGCAGGAACCACGGTCGGGTCGGGCTCAGCCAGAAGCGGCTCAGAAACCCCGTGAAGTAGCGGATCTCCGGCTCGGTTGTCAGGAACAGCCCGTCCACGCCCAGATCCGCCATTGCGGACTGCGCCCGGGCAAGCCGGGATTCGAATTCGGAAACGGGAAATCCACGCCCTGGTCCGGCTTCAGCTTTTGGGTGATGTGGATCAAGGCTCATGGGACTCGCATTCAGACAGAGGTTAGCGTTCTGACACTGCACATTGCGGGTTCATCGGAATTGCCATCTTGCAAGGACAGGGCTTTCTTGAGTTTGCCGCTTTTTGTTGATTTTCACACATCAGTAGCATGGTCTTTTTTGACGGGAGTTGATCAGATAATCCTCAAACTTGATGCAAGCCGATCGCCTGCCTGCTGTATCCTGCCACCATGAGATATGAAAACCCACGACGGAACAAGCCGGGCGTACCACGCCTGTTCTGCACCGAACCCGATCGCCCGCTGGCGATGTTGCAGCTGTGCCCGGCCTATCAACCAACCCCGTTGCGCGCGATGCCGGCATTGGCCGCGGATCTCGGGATTGGCGCGCTCAGGGTCAAGGACGAAACCCGCCGCATGCGGCTGGGCAGCTTCAAGGCTCTGGGCGGTGTCTATGCGATAGCGCAAATGATCGAGGACGCGTCTGGCACGTCCGACCTCGACAGCGCGCAAGCCCGCAAACTGGCAGCCGGCATGACCTTCATCACCGCCAGCGCCGGCAATCACGGCCTGTCGGTCGCCGCCGGGGCCAGAATTTTTGGCGCCCGCGGCGTCATTGTCCTGTCCAGTTCCGTTCCGGAAGGCTTCGCCGAACGCATACGCAAGACGGGAGCCCAGGTGGTTCGGGTCGACGGGTCTTACGAGGACAGCGTCCAATATGCGATCGACGCCGCAGAGCAGAACGGATGGCAGCTGCTCGCTGACGGATCCTGGGAAGGCTACACCGCGCCACCTGCCCTGATCATGGAGGGCTACACCGTGCTGGCCGAGGAATGCCGGCACGAGATCGCCCAAAGTGGAGACTGGCCGACACATGTTCTGGTCCAGGCAGGCGTCGGTGGCCTTGCAGCCGCCATGGCAGCGCACATTCGCGATCACTGGGCCACGCAGCCGCAAATCATCATCGTAGAGCCCGAAGCTGCACCCTGCCTTTTGAAAAGTGCCAAGGCTGGCAAGATGACTCGCGCGGAGGGGCCGGAATCAAACATGGGCCGGCTCGATTGCAAGGATGCATCGCTGATTGCATTCGAGGCGCTGCGCCATGACGCCGATCTGTTCGTCACAGTCAGCGACGAAGATGCGCAAGCCGCAGCGCGCCTCTATGAGCACCACGGCATACAGACCACGCCCAGCGGCGCAGCGCCGCTCGCCGCTCTCCAGCAACTCAACCTCGGGCACACTGCCCGCTGCCTGCTGATCGCCACCGAAGGCCCGGAAACAGCCTGACGCCAACATGTTGGACATGCATCCCCAAGGACTTGGAGCAAAAACAAAGAAGCCGCTGCGAACAGCGGCTTCTTTTATTTTCATGCGCCTGACCTAGCGCCGGATGATCATCTCTTCCGGCCCGTAGGGGAAGTTGGTGATGTTTTCCGCACCGGTCTCGGTAATGATGAAGATATCATGCTCGCGGTACCCACCGGCACCGGGCATGCCTTCCGGGATCATGATCATCGGCTCCATCGAGACGACCATGCCGGGTTCGAGCACCGTGTCGACGTCCTCGCGCAGCTCCACGCCCGCTTCACGGCCATAGTAGTGCGACAGCACCCCGAAGGAGTGGCCATAGCCGAAGGACCGGTACTTCAGGAGATCCCAGCCGCGGTACATGTCGTTGAGCGCCAGTGCGATATCAGAGCATTTCTTGCCCGGCCCCATCATGTCGGAGCCGGCTTTCATCACCGCACAGTTCTTTTCCCACAGATCGAGATGGGCATCCGACGCCTCCGCGCAGAACAGCGTCCGCTCAATGGCCGTGTAGTAGCCGAAGATCATCGGGAAGCAGTTGAGCGACAGGATGTCGCCGCGCGCGATCTTCTTGTTGGTGACCGGATTGTGGGCACCATCGGTCATGATGCCGGACTGGAACCAGGTCCAGGTGTCCATGAGCTCGACGAAGGGGAAGCTCTTCCCGATCTCGCGCACCATGGCCTGGGTCGATGCCAGCGCCACTTCATATTCCGGCACGCCTTCGCCAATGGCTTCCATCACCGCACGCGCACCGACATTGCACACCCGGGTACCTTCGCGGATCAAGGCGTGTTCCTCGGCCGATTTCATCGTTCGCATCCACATCGAGGCTTCGGCGACATCAACGAACTCGATACCGGGAAACGCATCACCGAGCAGCTTGCGGAAATCCAGTGAGACATGGTCAAACTCGATACCGACCCGGCGCGCTCCCGCCGGAATGAGGGATTTCAGAGCTGTGAAGAAATTGTCCCGCCGCCAGTCGGAATAGATGATGTTGTCGCCGTGGCTGCGCCGCCAGGGCTGCCCGCCATCGATCCCGGCTGATACGGTGGTCGCATTGTCCTGGGTCAGAACGAAGCCGTATTTGCGGCCGAAGTAACAGTAGAGGAACCCTGAATAGTAGCAAATGCCGTGGTAGGAGGTGAAAACCGCGGCATCGATGTTCTTTGCGGCCAGATGCGCGCGCATGTCATTCTGGCGACGGTCCATTTCAGCCGCCGTGAACGGCGAAAATTCCTTTTCTCCGTTCTTCCATTGGAAGACGTGCAGCATGTCGTCGGTGCTGTTGGGATGTGTCATGATGAGGATCGCTTCAATTGGGCCTGATGGCCCGCGACCCTATTGCCGCGAACGTTGGCCTGACCGGGAAGTGAAACCGGCAGGCTCAATGTAGCCGAATTCACGCGTCGGGCATCCCCCAAATTGACATGATTTGGCCGGTTCGCGACGTCAGATCAGAGTCCGTTGGCGTACAGCGCCGCGCATCAAAGCGGGTGCGCAAAAGAAGCTGCAACGCTTTGAAAGAACGCTTTGAAAGAATGCATGCACCCTGTCGCTCAATCGTAACCAATTGAGAGCAAGGTGCATTGCTGCCTCAGCCCGGCGACATGCCGCGCAGGCGCTCCGAACGGCGGCGCAACAGCTCAACCACAGTCAGCAGGATGATAGAGATGATCACCAGGATGGTGGCGACGGCAAGAATGGTCGGGCTGATCTGCTCGCGCAGGCCGGTGAACATCTGCCAGGGCAGCGTCTTCTGGCCGGCGGAACCGACGAACAACACCACCACAACCTCATCGAACGAGGTGATGAAGGCGAACAGACCGCCCGAAATCACGCCCGGCAAAATCAACGGCATCTGGACCCTGAAAAATGTGGTGACGGGATCAGCCCCCATGTTGGCCGCGGCTCTGGTCAGCGACTTGTCAAAGCCAACCAGCGTGGCCGTCACCGTGATGATCACAAAGGGAATACCGAGCGCTGCATGGGCCAA
The DNA window shown above is from Hoeflea phototrophica DFL-43 and carries:
- a CDS encoding M24 family metallopeptidase; amino-acid sequence: MTHPNSTDDMLHVFQWKNGEKEFSPFTAAEMDRRQNDMRAHLAAKNIDAAVFTSYHGICYYSGFLYCYFGRKYGFVLTQDNATTVSAGIDGGQPWRRSHGDNIIYSDWRRDNFFTALKSLIPAGARRVGIEFDHVSLDFRKLLGDAFPGIEFVDVAEASMWMRTMKSAEEHALIREGTRVCNVGARAVMEAIGEGVPEYEVALASTQAMVREIGKSFPFVELMDTWTWFQSGIMTDGAHNPVTNKKIARGDILSLNCFPMIFGYYTAIERTLFCAEASDAHLDLWEKNCAVMKAGSDMMGPGKKCSDIALALNDMYRGWDLLKYRSFGYGHSFGVLSHYYGREAGVELREDVDTVLEPGMVVSMEPMIMIPEGMPGAGGYREHDIFIITETGAENITNFPYGPEEMIIRR
- a CDS encoding ABC transporter permease, whose protein sequence is MPLSFNAEDFFTFTPAMLAFDPEGYSLKHYRDFFTNPDWQQAMVNSVQIAPAATLISVTLGTLAAIGLSQSHVPFRRAIMAILISPMIVPLIISAAGMYFFYSRIGLQGTYIGVVLAHAALGIPFVIITVTATLVGFDKSLTRAAANMGADPVTTFFRVQMPLILPGVISGGLFAFITSFDEVVVVLFVGSAGQKTLPWQMFTGLREQISPTILAVATILVIISIILLTVVELLRRRSERLRGMSPG
- a CDS encoding diaminopropionate ammonia-lyase is translated as MRYENPRRNKPGVPRLFCTEPDRPLAMLQLCPAYQPTPLRAMPALAADLGIGALRVKDETRRMRLGSFKALGGVYAIAQMIEDASGTSDLDSAQARKLAAGMTFITASAGNHGLSVAAGARIFGARGVIVLSSSVPEGFAERIRKTGAQVVRVDGSYEDSVQYAIDAAEQNGWQLLADGSWEGYTAPPALIMEGYTVLAEECRHEIAQSGDWPTHVLVQAGVGGLAAAMAAHIRDHWATQPQIIIVEPEAAPCLLKSAKAGKMTRAEGPESNMGRLDCKDASLIAFEALRHDADLFVTVSDEDAQAAARLYEHHGIQTTPSGAAPLAALQQLNLGHTARCLLIATEGPETA
- a CDS encoding Lrp/AsnC family transcriptional regulator gives rise to the protein METTDSDQTILRMLQENSRERLEAIAAETGLSVATVQRRIRNLKNNGTIIAESAVINPKSVGYAMTFLVFVELEHERIDQIDAFRRKAKAEPQVQQCYYITGEADFALIALARDMEDYEQLTHRLFFADSNVKRFRTSVVMDRTKVSLDVPLS
- a CDS encoding M24 family metallopeptidase, producing MSLDPHHPKAEAGPGRGFPVSEFESRLARAQSAMADLGVDGLFLTTEPEIRYFTGFLSRFWLSPTRPWFLLVPATGKPVAVVPSIGRECFDATWLDDVRSWESPRPEDEGVSLLASTIGEVLGHNARIGVPQGPETHLRMPVGDFHRLRDMLRGCEFVDASGLISSLRMIKSAAEIEKIAHACTMVSDVFEAFPDQLRMGMSEIEIFRRFKIACLERGIDDVDYLVGGAGPGGYMDIISPPSPRGARAGDILMLDTGAVFDGYFCDFDRNFAFGPVSSAAEKAYGVLLDAAQAGLEATRPGSTCAEIYHAMQRVLDKDFPGGSGVGRMGHGLGMQLTEWPSIMATDETPVQAGMVLTLEPSVDLGGGRMMVHEENLVLTEDGPVLLTRPAPKSLPLITV